Genomic DNA from Paenibacillus donghaensis:
GCCGCTACGGCAGATTTCAAAGCAAAGCTGAATACAGGGAATGAATCGCGCCTGATCGCACCGGATGGACATATCTATGCTTTCCCGTATACAGGTATCGAATTCCAGCTGCTGTTCTACAACAAAGAGATCTTTGCCAAGGCAGGAATCACTGAACCGATCAAGACGATCGATCAGCTGGTTGAGGCTTCCCAAAAGATTAAAGCGGCCGGCTTCACTCCGCTCTCGATCTTTGCCAAGGAGAAATGGATTACGAGCGCCCTGTACAGCGGATTTGCGACTCGTGAAGATACCAAGGGCTTCGGACCGCTGGAAACCAAAGGCATGTCGGAGCTGACAGAACCTTACCTGACTGCCGCGAAACAAATCAAGACACTGGAAGAGGCAGGCCTGTTCGACATCAATGCGACCAATACCAACTATGATCAGGCTTCTTCTCAGTTCTACCAAGGGAAATCAGCAATGTTCATCAACGGGCAATGGGAAATTTTCAGCAGCACGGAGAAACTTGGCGACAAGGTCGACTGGATGTACTGGCCGGCTAAGGATGAAGCAACTTACGAGAATACGAAGATGTATATGAATGGTGCCGGAGCACCTGGAGGTTTCGCCGTATCCCCAAGCAGCAAAAATGTAGATAAGGCTGTAGAAGTAGCGAGCTTCATCGCCCAGAAATACGCTGAATATAAATACACCCAGCTGGGCAGCCCGATTGTCGCCACCAAGGTGGATAAGCCCATGACAGGTGAGGTTCCGGCGATGATGAAGAGAATTGCAACAGAAGTATTGCCGAACGTCAAGGGCTATGCGAATGGGCTGAGCAGCGTGCAGATCAAGAACGCACTGGACGACAACACGCAGAACATCCTGGTCAAGGGCTTCTCGGTAGAGCAATTTACAGATAATATGAACCGCGTTCTTAATAAAGAGAATAAATAGAACGTTCTGAAAAGGAGTGGAATCATACTGTATGCACAAGTATCTAGGCAATAAAAAGGCGATTATGCTATTTCTTCTGCCGGCTCTATTGATCTACAGTGTAGTTATTATTTATCCGGTGCTCCAATCCTTCTTCCGCAGCTTCTTCGAGTGGGACGGGCTGAGCACAGCAACATTCAACGGCTTGTCTAACTATAAGGAGCTGTTCAGTGACCCGCTGTTGATGACGTCTCTGCGTAATGGTATGATCTTTGCCCTTGTGCTGACCATCTTCCAGATCGGGCTCGGAACCATCCTGGCGTTGGCTTGCGCCGATCCCCGCGTGCGGGGACGGAAGCTGCTAAAGACGGCTTATTTCATTCCGGTTGTACTATCCGTTACCGTGGTCTGCCAATTGTGGATCGCCATTTATGATCCGAACAACGGGCTGATCAACAGGCTTTTCGATATATTGCATATTCCTTATCAGCAGAATTGGCTCACTTCGCCGACCACTTCTATTATTGCCATCGCTTTCGTTAATGCCTGGCAGTTCATGGGTTATCAATTCAGCCTGCTGTATGCGGGCGTGAAATCGATACCGGAGCAATATATGGAGGCTGCTACGATTGACGGCTGCTCCAAATGGATGGCTCACCGCAAGGTGACGCTGCCGTTGATGAAGGAGACGTTCAAATTCTGTCTGATTGTGGCCATCACCTCAGGCCTCGGAGCGTTCGTGCAAATGCTGATTATGACCAACGGCGGGCCCGGCACAAGCAACTATACGCTTACCTTCATGATTTACCGCTATGCGTTCATGGAGAGCAACTATGGATACGCCTGCGCGGTATCGGTTGTGCTCGTCTTGCTGTCGCTGCTGGCGACCATTGTGATCAATAAAACCTTTGACCGGAATGAAGCCTGATGAGCAGACCACTCAAGGAAGGAGAACGTTATGAATAAAGTGAGAGCCATACTTGTACAGCTGCCGTTGTGGATCTATTTTGTTATCTCTGTATACCCGCTGTTGTGGATGATTTCTTATTCCCTGAAAAATAATGATGAAATATTCGTGACCAATCCCTTTGGTTTCCCGACCAATTTCCGGTTTGAGAACTATGTATCCGCTTGGTCGGAATTCAATATTCCGCGTTATTTCATGAACAGTCTAGTTGTATCTACTATTTCAACTGTGCTGATCCTTATCCTGTCGCTCATGTTCTCGTTCGCCATCTCCCGGCTGCGCTGGAAATTCCGCGAGAGCGTCAGACTGTATATGACCATTGGTATGTTCATGCCGCTGCAGGTCATTATGATTCCTCTGGCTCTTCTCGTGCGTGATTTTCATCTGAGCAACACCTACGGAGCGCTTATTGTTCCTTATGTTGCCATCGGACTGCCGTTCTCCTGTCTGGTCTTCTACGGGTTTATGCGAAGCATCCCTGGTGAGCTGGAGGAATCGGCTTGTATGGACGGGGCGAGTGTCTACAGAATGTTCCTGCAGATTATTGTGCCTGTAGTGACCCCGGCGATTGCCACCGTAGCCATTTTCCAATTCCTGAACAACTGGAATGAGTTCATGTTAGCCTATATTCTGATCTCTGATGAGGCAATGAAGACACTGCCGCTGGGTCTGCTGTTCTTCCAGGGGCAATACAGTACAGACTGGGGCGGGATGGGCGCGGTCATGACCATTGCAAGTCTGCCAATGGTTATTGTATACCTGTTCTTCAGTGAGCAAGTAGAGCGTGCGATGACCGTAGGCTCTGCCGTAAAAGGATAACAGTATGAGGAGGAATAAGCTTTGCCTATCCATTATGACCGGGAACGCGGAATCTTTCATCTGCAATCCCTGAATAGCAGCTATATTATCCAGTTGGTGAAGTCGGCGCATCCCGCACATCTATACTGGGGACCACGGCTTGCGAATGACAGCTTCGCTGGCAGTTTGCATCTGACGGAGCGTTCCTCTTTCAGCCCGAATTATCATCCGGAGGACCGCAGCTTCTCCTTCGATACCTTGCCCCGGGAATATCCGGGTTACGGGCGGGGCGACTTCCGTGAACCGGCCTACGAGGTGCGGTTGCCGAACGGAACCAGTGTTACGGATCTGGAGTACAGCGGCCATGAGATTGTGGCGGGCAAGCCGCAACTTCCCGGATTGCCCGCCACCTATGCCGAGAGTGATGAAGAAGCACAGACGCTCAGAATTATTCTGCTGGACAAGCTGACTGGGCTGAGTGCCACGCTGCAATATACCGTATTTCATGCTGTGGATGCCATTACCCGCTCTGTATTCTTCGAGAACGGCGGACGGAGCGCTATCCAGCTGGAGCGGGCATTCAGCGCCAGTGTGGATTTCAACCATAGTGATTTCGATATGCTGCAGTTGTCGGGAGCCTGGGTACGGGAACGCCATATCCACAAGCGCACGCTTGTTCCCGGTATTCACCGGATTGACAGCAAGCGCGGCTCGAGCAGCCATCAGCAGAACCCGTTCCTGGCGCTGCTCTCCAAAGATGCCACTGAGGAGTCCGGTGAAGTGTACGGCTTCAGCCTAGTCTACAGCGGCAGCTTCGCGGCTCAAGCCGAAGTGGACCAGTTCTCGAACACGCGGGTAACCATCGGCCTGCATGATTTTGATTTCAGCTGGCTGCTGGAGCCCGGTGAGACGTTCCAGACCCCGGAGGCCGTATTGGTCCGTTCTTCCGGGGGCATCGGCGGGATGTCCCGGATCTTGCATCGGCTCTACCGCACCCGCTTATGTCGGGGAACGTTCCGGGACAAGGTTCGGCCTGTACTCGTCAACAACTGGGAGGCGACTTACTTCGATTTCAATGCGGAGAAGATCAAAGAGATCGCCCGCTCCGGCAAAGAGCTGGGCATCGAGCTGTTCGTACTTGATGACGGCTGGTTCGGCCACAGGGACAGCGATAACAGCTCACTCGGCGATTGGGTCGAGGACAAGAACAAGCTGCCGGAAGGTCTGGGATGTCTGGGGACGGAGATTGTGGAGCTGGGCATGGAGTTCGGATTATGGTTCGAGCCGGAAATGGTGTCACCGGACAGTGACCTGTACCGGGCCCATCCGGATTGGTGTCTGCATGTGGAAGGGCGCAGCCGGACGATGGGCCGGGAGCAACTGGTGCTTGACCTATCCCGGGCGGATGTATGCGATTATCTTGTCACTGCGGTCAGCAAGATTCTGTCCTCTGCACCGATTACCTATGTGAAATGGGATATGAACCGCAACATGACCGAGATCGGATCGTCCCTGCTGCCTCACCAGCGCCAACGTGAAACGGCGCACCGCTACATTCTCGGCCTGTACGATGTCATGGAGCGGATTACTTCCAGTTTCCCGCATATTCTGTTCGAGAGCTGCTCGGGTGGAGGCGGACGTTTCGATCCGGGCATGCTCTATTACATGCCGCAGACCTGGACCAGTGATGATACCGATGCGGTGGAGAGATTGAAGATTCAGTATGGCACCAGCATCGTCTATCCGGCGAGCGCAATGGGGGCGCATGTATCCGATGTCCCGAACCACCAGGTACACCGGGAGACGCCCTTTAAGACACGCGGTCATGTTGCCATGTCCGGCAACTTCGGTTATGAGCTGGACCTCACCAAGCTGACCTTGAGCGAGAAAGAGGAAGTCAAGGCGCAGGTGAGTACCTACAAAGCACTGCGGGAATTGATCCAGTTCGGGGAAATGTATAGGCTGTCCAGCCCATTTGAAGGTAACCGGGCAAGCTGGATGTTTGTCTCGGAAGACCGTTCGGAGGCGTTCGCGGCGTATTTCCGCGTGCTCGCTGAGCCCAATGCCCCGCTGCGGCGAATGAAGTTCCAGGGCTTGGACCCGCAGAAGCGGTATCGCCTGCTTCCTGGTGAAAGCGTACATGGGGGCGATGAGTTGATGTATTTCGGCGTTCCTATACTTCTGCCGGAGGGTGACTTCCAGAGCGTGCTATATCAGCTGCAGGAAGTGGAGTAACGTTTCTGTACCAACAGGCTGGCACAAGTAGAAACGGCTTTGCCGTCCTCTGAAAAGCGT
This window encodes:
- a CDS encoding ABC transporter substrate-binding protein, whose translation is MRKKYSRAIGLATVLSLAFSLTACGGNNAVNNGNGTKTEETGAANAGQKIKIKIYAQHFDDDTSKPFDYAVEELKKEMPEVEIVLDEAVQDGYQKLKTFAATGNMPDIYETDWTTLQTFAKSKNVELLDDHAATADFKAKLNTGNESRLIAPDGHIYAFPYTGIEFQLLFYNKEIFAKAGITEPIKTIDQLVEASQKIKAAGFTPLSIFAKEKWITSALYSGFATREDTKGFGPLETKGMSELTEPYLTAAKQIKTLEEAGLFDINATNTNYDQASSQFYQGKSAMFINGQWEIFSSTEKLGDKVDWMYWPAKDEATYENTKMYMNGAGAPGGFAVSPSSKNVDKAVEVASFIAQKYAEYKYTQLGSPIVATKVDKPMTGEVPAMMKRIATEVLPNVKGYANGLSSVQIKNALDDNTQNILVKGFSVEQFTDNMNRVLNKENK
- a CDS encoding carbohydrate ABC transporter permease, coding for MHKYLGNKKAIMLFLLPALLIYSVVIIYPVLQSFFRSFFEWDGLSTATFNGLSNYKELFSDPLLMTSLRNGMIFALVLTIFQIGLGTILALACADPRVRGRKLLKTAYFIPVVLSVTVVCQLWIAIYDPNNGLINRLFDILHIPYQQNWLTSPTTSIIAIAFVNAWQFMGYQFSLLYAGVKSIPEQYMEAATIDGCSKWMAHRKVTLPLMKETFKFCLIVAITSGLGAFVQMLIMTNGGPGTSNYTLTFMIYRYAFMESNYGYACAVSVVLVLLSLLATIVINKTFDRNEA
- a CDS encoding carbohydrate ABC transporter permease → MNKVRAILVQLPLWIYFVISVYPLLWMISYSLKNNDEIFVTNPFGFPTNFRFENYVSAWSEFNIPRYFMNSLVVSTISTVLILILSLMFSFAISRLRWKFRESVRLYMTIGMFMPLQVIMIPLALLVRDFHLSNTYGALIVPYVAIGLPFSCLVFYGFMRSIPGELEESACMDGASVYRMFLQIIVPVVTPAIATVAIFQFLNNWNEFMLAYILISDEAMKTLPLGLLFFQGQYSTDWGGMGAVMTIASLPMVIVYLFFSEQVERAMTVGSAVKG
- a CDS encoding alpha-galactosidase, translating into MPIHYDRERGIFHLQSLNSSYIIQLVKSAHPAHLYWGPRLANDSFAGSLHLTERSSFSPNYHPEDRSFSFDTLPREYPGYGRGDFREPAYEVRLPNGTSVTDLEYSGHEIVAGKPQLPGLPATYAESDEEAQTLRIILLDKLTGLSATLQYTVFHAVDAITRSVFFENGGRSAIQLERAFSASVDFNHSDFDMLQLSGAWVRERHIHKRTLVPGIHRIDSKRGSSSHQQNPFLALLSKDATEESGEVYGFSLVYSGSFAAQAEVDQFSNTRVTIGLHDFDFSWLLEPGETFQTPEAVLVRSSGGIGGMSRILHRLYRTRLCRGTFRDKVRPVLVNNWEATYFDFNAEKIKEIARSGKELGIELFVLDDGWFGHRDSDNSSLGDWVEDKNKLPEGLGCLGTEIVELGMEFGLWFEPEMVSPDSDLYRAHPDWCLHVEGRSRTMGREQLVLDLSRADVCDYLVTAVSKILSSAPITYVKWDMNRNMTEIGSSLLPHQRQRETAHRYILGLYDVMERITSSFPHILFESCSGGGGRFDPGMLYYMPQTWTSDDTDAVERLKIQYGTSIVYPASAMGAHVSDVPNHQVHRETPFKTRGHVAMSGNFGYELDLTKLTLSEKEEVKAQVSTYKALRELIQFGEMYRLSSPFEGNRASWMFVSEDRSEAFAAYFRVLAEPNAPLRRMKFQGLDPQKRYRLLPGESVHGGDELMYFGVPILLPEGDFQSVLYQLQEVE